GTGGACAGGCAGCAAGTGACCAGCACCGTGGGTAAGGCACCTCCCAGCTGTTAAAAGCCGCGCAGCGTTGTATGACATCACGGTAGTAAAGAGTGACCATGTGAAATCGCAGCGCCAGGGAGAGTGTGACATCACAGATTCTGGGAGTCGCACTGTGATGTCACAGCACTAGCAAGCGACGGTGCAACGTCACTGACTTGGTAGGAGTAGCCGCTATCCATCCCtgcggtatatatatatatatattttttttagtgtcGAGGAGTTAGGGCCGTGTCCCCAGGTCCCTTTCTGTAACGCCGTTTTCATCCTGCACAGTGGCTCTGCACGTCTTCACCCGCACTCCGACCGTGACCGCCCAGCTGGGACAGGACGTCCTGCTGCACTGCGGCTTTTCCTTCACGCGGGAAGGCCGGTTTTCCCTGGAGTGGCGCTACCAGTTCCGGGGCTCGGGGCACGTGGTGCAGGCCTACGACGGGGTGAGGGACCGCGTGCTGCTGGGCCAGGAAGGCACGGAGCTCTTCTTCAGCGAGCTGCACGGGCGAGGGAACGCCTCGCTGCGCATCCGCGGCGCAGCCGTGGTGCACGAGGGCACCTACCTCTGCAGCGTGTACACGCCCTACCTGCAGGCCCAGCGGGGCGTGGAACTGCGCATCCAGGGTGAGTTCCCGGACAGCGCCGCAGGCGCCGACACCGTGAGTAATACCATGCACAAGTAGTAATACTGCGGGTCGTAccaaggcatgggataaacactccgctccagtcctagagtgccacaagcacaatgaatatgcatgagatgtatttgcataccgTGGAGGCGGTGCCTGCAGATAAACCTCATGCATactcatcgtggatatcctgagaaccggACCgggttgtggcactccaggactgatgTAGCCTACCCTTGACATATAACACCACGTATAATACCAACAACAAGCAGTAACAGTACATGCAATAGTACCACATGTTATAATGCTGTctgacaggggtggccaactccggtcctgcAGAGCCATAAACACggccaggttttcagcatatccacaacgaatatgttatgagagagatctgcatgcgcTGCTGGaggtggccacccctgctctacgtAGTAGCACTGCATGTAAGTGACGGGATAGGTCCGTCCTATTACCAGGAGgcatggacccccccccccccccccccagggaattAAGCTGCTTTGAGTTCACTGATGCTGCAAGCGAGGGTAGTGAGGCAGCAGGCAAGTGGAAACCagccgccgggggggggggggggggcgcagagaGAAAGTGACCTGTTTGTGCTTTTGCTTTCAGAGCCCCCCGCCATCTCCCTCAGTCCGGACCCCCTCTTCCTGCTGCCGGGGCAGCAGATGCTGCTGCAGTGCGAAGTCTCCCGCTATTACCCGCTGGAGCTGGCCGTGGAGTGGCTGCGCCGACGGGGCGGGGAAGACGGCGTCACGGAGTACGTGAGCCAGGCGTGGCAGACCGGCCACAAGCGCAACGCAGATCAGACCTTCAACGTCAGCAGCTTCGTGCGCGTGGAGGGCTCCAGGCAGGACCACGGGGACAAGTACACCTGCCACGTCAGCCACGCCTCCCTCAGGACGGGCGCCAGGAAGAGTCTCCGCCTGAAGGTGGCAGGTAAGGGGCGTCCCCCGCCTCGGCCCCGCGTGATTGCCAAGCTCCTCGTGTGACCACAGTTTCCCCCCTCAGAACCACtaccaggaggaggggggggaaagCTTGCTTTGTGTCCGTCCGGTGGGAggaagggtctctctctctctctctctctgagtccGTGCGTCGGTTGAGGGGGTCTCACGGAGGAGAGGGCTGTCCGTGGGTCAGTCTCGCACATCGAGGGAGTCTCTCTTTCTACGTCTTTTGAGTCCATGGgagtttttcctctctctctctctctctctctctctgcgcctTAGGGGAGTCAGGACTCTGCATCGATACAGTCATCGGATTATTCCTGACGGCCCTCGTCCTGTACGGCTTCCTGAAGTTCGCCAGCATTAAAGGTGAGAGCGCTGCGTCGTGACACCCTCGCGCCTCCTCCTtgtcctgccctcccctccccttcactgatacatttatttatagGTCGGTGGAGTGAAGATGGCAGAAGAGCATGGCAGTGGGATTTGTTACTGGCTGACAAGTTCTCATCCTTTCTCTGGTGACGGTGATAAACCACCACAGGATTCACGGCCACacgtgacacacacacaccccccaaccCCTTTGCCACTGAATAAAGAGGGCGGGGCCGCCAGACAAAAGACTAaatcctctttctcttctctttcagtcTGTCCAGCGCTGTTCACAGTCGCAGAGGAAAGTAAGGTATAAGACCGTTCATCTGCTCTATAATAGGTTAAATGGGGCCATcgccta
The DNA window shown above is from Rhinatrema bivittatum chromosome 19, aRhiBiv1.1, whole genome shotgun sequence and carries:
- the TAPBP gene encoding tapasin isoform X1, which translates into the protein MGRLCGLPPAVAAVALLLLLCPATAGKSSLGPLVECWFVEEAGGRVGSFPSAISQKRALLLLRENGHYRIPLDFTPPEQLQSGMVFDLVDPTLLLLDPAFHASPDSKEEEEAPSCEINRYSPQAAFVDWALSLTEEQHSPVDLGTEWFSSSLHSPGGKLSVATVQQAVYPPGVDRQQVTSTVVALHVFTRTPTVTAQLGQDVLLHCGFSFTREGRFSLEWRYQFRGSGHVVQAYDGVRDRVLLGQEGTELFFSELHGRGNASLRIRGAAVVHEGTYLCSVYTPYLQAQRGVELRIQEPPAISLSPDPLFLLPGQQMLLQCEVSRYYPLELAVEWLRRRGGEDGVTEYVSQAWQTGHKRNADQTFNVSSFVRVEGSRQDHGDKYTCHVSHASLRTGARKSLRLKVAGESGLCIDTVIGLFLTALVLYGFLKFASIKVCPALFTVAEESKEKSA
- the TAPBP gene encoding tapasin isoform X2, with product MGRLCGLPPAVAAVALLLLLCPATAGKSSLGPLVECWFVEEAGGRVGSFPSAISQKRALLLLRENGHYRIPLDFTPPEQLQSGMVFDLVVALHVFTRTPTVTAQLGQDVLLHCGFSFTREGRFSLEWRYQFRGSGHVVQAYDGVRDRVLLGQEGTELFFSELHGRGNASLRIRGAAVVHEGTYLCSVYTPYLQAQRGVELRIQEPPAISLSPDPLFLLPGQQMLLQCEVSRYYPLELAVEWLRRRGGEDGVTEYVSQAWQTGHKRNADQTFNVSSFVRVEGSRQDHGDKYTCHVSHASLRTGARKSLRLKVAGESGLCIDTVIGLFLTALVLYGFLKFASIKVCPALFTVAEESKEKSA